A stretch of the Aythya fuligula isolate bAytFul2 chromosome 18, bAytFul2.pri, whole genome shotgun sequence genome encodes the following:
- the CANT1 gene encoding soluble calcium-activated nucleotidase 1, translating to MPVPACNESMSPLRISVGGLPVLASMTKGADPRFRPRWKAIVLSSACVAFVLLLFCLHRPSPARPVPPNAHNWQLRLRAEDRYNDTYPLSPPQRNPEGVRYRIGVIADLDTQSRGSEEHTWFSYLKKGYLVLSASGDSVTVEWDEEESVLRSHLAEKGRGMELSELVVFNGKLYSVDDRTGVVYQIEGSKVVPWVILSDGDGSVGKGFKAEWLAVKDEHLYVGGLGKEWTTTTGEVVNENPEWVKVIGYKGDVGHESWVANYNALRAAAGIRPPGYLIHESASWSDTLQRWFFLPRRASHERYNEKADERRGTNLLLSSSQDFGDITVGRVGEVVPTHGFSSFKFIPDTDDQIIVALKSEEDNGKIASYIMAFTLDGRFLLPETRIGSVKYEGIEFI from the exons ATGCCCGTCCCGGCGTGCAATGAGTCTATGAGCCCCCTGCGGATCAGCGTGGGCGGCCTGCCTGTCCTCGCGTCCATGACCAAGGGCGCCGACCCCCGGTTCCGCCCGCGCTGGAAGGCCATCGTGCTGTCCTCAGCCTGCGTGGCCTtcgtgctgctgctcttctgcttgCACCGGCCGTCCCCGGCGCGGCCCGTCCCGCCCAACGCTCACAACTGGCAGCTGCGGCTGCGGGCAGAGGACCGCTACAACGACACCTACCCGCTGTCCCCTCCCCAGAGGAACCCCGAGGGCGTGCGCTACCGCATCGGGGTCATCGCGGACCTGGACACTCAGTCCCGGGGCTCCGAGGAGCACACCTGGTTCAGTTACCTGAAGAAGGGCTACCTGGTGCTGTCGGCCAGCGGGGACAGCGTGACGGTGGAGTGGGACGAAGAGGAGAGTGTGCTGCGGTCCCACCTGGCCGAGAAGGGCAGGGGCATGGAGCTCTCCGAGCTCGTCGTCTTCAACGGGAAGCTGTACTCCGTGGATGACCGGACGGGGGTGGTCTACCAGATCGAGGGCAGCAAGGTGGTGCCCTGGGTGATCCTCTCCGATGGGGACGGCTCCGTGGGGAAAG gctTCAAGGCGGAGTGGCTGGCGGTGAAGGACGAGCACCTGTACGTGGGGGGCCTGGGCAAGGAGTGGACCACCACCACGGGCGAGGTGGTCAACGAGAACCCCGAGTGGGTGAAGGTCATCGGCTACAAGGGCGACGTGGGCCACGAGAGCTGGGTGGCAAACTACAACGCGCTGAGGGCTGCGGCTGGGATCCGACCCCCAG GTTACCTGATCCACGAGTCGGCGTCGTGGAGCGACACGCTGCAGCGCTGGTTCTTCCTGCCGCGCCGCGCCAGCCACGAGCGCTACAACGAGAAGGCGGACGAGCGGCGAGGCACCAacctgctgctcagctccagccaggactTCGGGGACATCACGGTGGGGCGGGTGGGCGAGGTGGTCCCCACCCACGGCTTCTCCTCCTTCAAGTTCATCCCGGACACGGATGACCAGATCATCGTGGCGCTGAAGTCAGAGGAGGACAACGGCAAGATCGCCAGCTACATCATGGCCTTCACGCTGGACGGACGCTTCCTCCTGCCGGAGACCAGGATCGGGAGCGTGAAATACGAGGGCATTGAGTTTATTTAA